In Hyalangium gracile, the following proteins share a genomic window:
- a CDS encoding polysaccharide deacetylase family protein, with protein MAAYRRSQSGGRRILIVSYHRVVGDFTGELQRSIPGLLISQETFRRHLEEANQAGYEFASIGDAVDVMAGRKVAKRDLCVITFDDGYRDVYRYAYPLLKEMGIPAIVYLPTSFIGTERRFNHDRLFHLVRIAKKKKLRPYFCALPPPAIELLEPVLAEKKTLSAALDDFIGEHSASVLLEVIESLEQELGGGKGLMPPQGDIMDWDEVRRMARDGFEFGAHTLGHTVLTLEPPNVVEREILESKLAIEREVNIQVKDFAYCNGWYSDEIIRVLAAHGFRSGVTTEDVPNRIGGDPFTLKRKVMWENFSIGMLGDYSTALTGCQLDDCFGVLGVSSPVMGRRPHLSVVEAANRLHIRGEFAGRTPT; from the coding sequence ATGGCGGCGTACCGCCGGAGCCAGTCCGGTGGGCGGCGCATCCTCATCGTCAGCTACCACAGGGTGGTTGGGGACTTCACAGGCGAGCTGCAGCGGTCCATTCCGGGGCTGCTCATCTCCCAGGAGACATTCCGCAGGCATCTGGAGGAAGCGAACCAGGCGGGCTACGAGTTCGCGTCCATCGGGGACGCGGTGGACGTGATGGCCGGCCGCAAGGTGGCCAAGAGGGATCTGTGCGTCATCACCTTCGATGACGGGTACCGGGACGTGTACCGGTACGCCTACCCGCTGCTCAAGGAGATGGGCATCCCGGCCATCGTCTATCTGCCGACGTCGTTCATCGGCACGGAGCGGCGGTTCAACCACGACCGGTTGTTCCACCTGGTGCGGATCGCGAAGAAGAAGAAGCTGCGGCCCTACTTCTGCGCGCTGCCGCCTCCGGCGATCGAGCTGCTCGAGCCGGTGCTGGCGGAGAAGAAGACGCTGTCCGCGGCGCTGGACGACTTCATCGGGGAGCACTCCGCCAGCGTCCTGCTGGAGGTCATCGAGTCGCTCGAGCAGGAGCTGGGCGGTGGCAAGGGGCTGATGCCGCCGCAGGGCGACATCATGGACTGGGACGAGGTGCGGCGCATGGCTCGAGACGGCTTCGAGTTCGGCGCGCACACGCTGGGGCACACCGTGCTCACGCTGGAGCCTCCCAACGTGGTGGAGCGGGAGATCCTCGAGTCCAAGCTCGCCATCGAGCGCGAGGTGAACATCCAGGTGAAGGACTTCGCCTACTGCAACGGGTGGTACTCGGACGAGATCATCCGCGTGCTGGCGGCCCACGGGTTCCGCTCGGGCGTCACGACGGAGGACGTGCCCAACCGGATCGGCGGAGACCCGTTCACCCTGAAGCGCAAGGTGATGTGGGAGAACTTCAGCATCGGGATGCTCGGGGATTACTCGACGGCGCTCACCGGGTGCCAGCTCGATGACTGCTTCGGCGTGCTGGGCGTGAGCAGCCCCGTGATGGGCCGGCGGCCGCACTTATCCGTCGTGGAGGCCGCCAACCGGCTGCACATCCGCGGCGAGTTCGCCGGGAGGACACCGACGTGA
- a CDS encoding heme exporter protein CcmB: MKRPAPIGLVRASLVLLGKDLLIEWRTRARLNALIFFALSTLLLFSFALGPDTKLLERNAGGYLWLAILFASTLSLGESFRVEYENACLDGLRLAPADARAIFLSKALGNTLLLVVLGGLLVPAMVALYGVKVVLGVGELLATLVLGCMALAAPGTVYAAIASNARARDVLLPLLLFPLIVPALLASAKAMMLVLQGDPMNQIGSWFGLLGGFNLIYWGLGFLLFPRVIED, encoded by the coding sequence ATGAAGCGCCCTGCTCCCATCGGCCTTGTGCGCGCGTCCCTCGTCCTGTTGGGAAAGGATCTGCTCATCGAGTGGCGCACGCGTGCCCGCCTCAATGCACTGATCTTCTTCGCGCTCTCCACGCTGCTGCTGTTCTCGTTCGCGCTGGGCCCGGACACCAAGCTGCTGGAGCGCAACGCGGGCGGCTACCTGTGGCTGGCCATCCTCTTCGCCAGCACCCTGTCGCTGGGCGAGTCGTTCCGGGTGGAGTACGAGAACGCCTGCCTGGACGGCCTGCGACTGGCCCCGGCGGACGCGCGCGCCATCTTCCTGTCCAAGGCGCTGGGCAACACCCTGCTCCTCGTGGTGCTGGGCGGGCTGCTCGTCCCGGCCATGGTGGCGCTCTACGGGGTGAAGGTGGTGCTGGGGGTGGGAGAGCTGCTCGCCACCCTGGTGCTCGGGTGTATGGCGCTTGCCGCCCCGGGGACCGTGTATGCGGCCATCGCCAGCAACGCCCGCGCGAGGGACGTGCTCCTACCTCTGCTATTGTTCCCGCTCATCGTTCCGGCCCTGCTGGCCTCGGCCAAGGCGATGATGCTGGTGCTTCAAGGTGACCCAATGAATCAGATCGGTTCGTGGTTCGGTCTGCTCGGCGGCTTCAACCTGATCTATTGGGGCCTGGGCTTCCTGCTGTTTCCGAGGGTGATCGAGGATTGA
- the ccmA gene encoding heme ABC exporter ATP-binding protein CcmA produces MEAPASPPAIALHDVSKRYGRHWALARLTYSLPPGRSLLLTGHNGSGKTTLLRLVATALSPTAGRVEVLGRNAVSDRDAVRQEVALLSHASFLYEDLTAHQNLTVLARLLGLAHAAEVAGELLTRVGLTRRTESPVRHFSAGMRKRLAIARLLMKKPALALLDEPFGELDPAGIQAMEAIIGELKASGVTVILATHLIEQGLTLCEERLHLQEGRAVPA; encoded by the coding sequence ATGGAAGCCCCTGCCTCGCCCCCCGCGATTGCCCTGCACGACGTGAGCAAGCGCTATGGGCGTCACTGGGCCCTGGCGCGCCTCACCTACTCGCTCCCCCCGGGCCGCTCCCTGCTCCTCACCGGCCACAACGGCTCGGGGAAGACCACCCTGCTGCGGCTGGTGGCCACCGCCCTGTCTCCCACCGCCGGCCGCGTGGAAGTGCTCGGGCGCAACGCCGTCAGCGACCGTGACGCGGTGCGGCAGGAGGTGGCGCTGCTGTCCCACGCCAGCTTCCTCTATGAGGATCTCACGGCGCACCAGAACCTCACCGTGCTCGCTCGCCTGCTGGGGCTGGCTCACGCGGCGGAGGTGGCCGGCGAGCTGCTGACGCGGGTGGGCCTCACCCGGCGCACGGAGAGCCCCGTCCGTCACTTCAGCGCGGGCATGCGCAAGCGCCTGGCCATCGCGCGGCTGTTGATGAAGAAGCCGGCCCTGGCGCTGCTGGATGAGCCCTTTGGCGAGCTGGATCCCGCCGGCATCCAGGCCATGGAGGCCATCATCGGCGAGCTCAAGGCCTCGGGCGTCACCGTCATCCTGGCCACCCACCTCATCGAACAGGGGCTTACCCTGTGCGAGGAGCGCCTTCACCTGCAGGAAGGCCGAGCGGTGCCCGCATGA
- a CDS encoding lipopolysaccharide biosynthesis protein translates to MSSSPAPASPSSFLGKVGPLVLARLFTAGLTLSIPLVLARVLSLEEYGTYYQLFLIATTLHYVLPFGVVQSLYYFLPRAEQKRPYLGQTMLFVTGAGVVGAVLVAALLGPVAGLFSNPALLEFRVPLAIYTALLIGGFPLEVSLTSQGRTKHSAVVYLVSDSLRALAMVVPCLLGMSLHGMMVAVAGLAGLRYLAAWVLALKGSTGPVLSGRLFREQLVYAAPFGAAMALSIPQQNAHFYVVAGAVAPALYALYRVGCFQLPVVDLLYTPTSEVLMVRLGELEKEGRLEEGVVAFREAAGKLAFVFLPFAAFLFAAAPEFISALFGAKFLPAVSIFRVSVLGVVLSILPMDGVLRARGHTRAIFLSYLIKAVVTVPLVWWGVQRFGMKGGIVSWAVAELVGKATLLARVPAALSTPEQRLRIRDVIPWPELGKAALAAVAAAVGIFALRAGTVSAWVTLPESFVWRVLPLAVAGLLFVIGYVAVLYVTGIRPLRVLAGMRSRGAA, encoded by the coding sequence GTGAGTTCCAGCCCGGCGCCGGCCTCGCCCAGCTCGTTCCTGGGCAAGGTGGGTCCCCTGGTGTTGGCCCGGCTGTTCACCGCCGGGCTGACGCTGTCCATCCCGCTCGTCCTCGCCCGGGTGCTGAGCCTGGAGGAGTACGGGACGTACTACCAGCTCTTCCTGATCGCCACGACGCTGCACTACGTGCTGCCGTTCGGGGTGGTGCAGAGCCTGTACTACTTCCTGCCGCGCGCGGAGCAGAAGCGGCCCTACCTGGGCCAGACGATGCTCTTCGTGACGGGGGCGGGCGTGGTGGGGGCGGTGCTGGTGGCCGCGCTGCTGGGGCCGGTGGCCGGGCTGTTCTCCAACCCGGCGCTCCTGGAGTTCCGGGTGCCGCTGGCCATCTACACCGCGCTGCTGATCGGCGGCTTCCCGCTGGAGGTGTCGCTCACCAGCCAGGGCCGGACGAAGCACTCGGCGGTGGTGTACCTGGTGTCCGACAGCTTGCGGGCGCTGGCCATGGTGGTGCCGTGCCTGCTGGGCATGTCGCTGCACGGGATGATGGTGGCGGTGGCGGGGCTCGCGGGCCTGCGCTACCTGGCCGCGTGGGTACTGGCGCTCAAGGGCTCCACGGGGCCGGTGCTGAGCGGGCGGCTGTTCCGCGAGCAATTGGTGTACGCGGCGCCCTTCGGGGCGGCCATGGCGCTGTCCATCCCGCAGCAGAACGCGCACTTCTACGTGGTGGCGGGCGCGGTGGCGCCGGCGCTGTACGCGCTCTATCGGGTGGGCTGCTTCCAGCTGCCGGTGGTGGACCTCCTCTATACGCCCACCAGCGAGGTGCTGATGGTGCGCCTGGGCGAGCTGGAGAAGGAGGGGCGGCTCGAGGAGGGCGTGGTGGCCTTCCGCGAGGCGGCCGGGAAGCTGGCCTTCGTGTTCCTGCCGTTCGCGGCGTTCCTCTTCGCCGCGGCGCCCGAGTTCATCTCCGCGCTGTTCGGCGCGAAGTTCCTGCCCGCGGTGTCCATCTTCCGGGTGAGCGTGCTCGGGGTGGTGCTGTCCATCCTGCCGATGGATGGCGTGCTGCGCGCCCGGGGCCACACCCGGGCCATCTTCCTGTCGTACCTCATCAAGGCGGTGGTGACGGTGCCGCTGGTGTGGTGGGGCGTGCAGCGGTTCGGGATGAAGGGCGGCATCGTCTCGTGGGCGGTGGCGGAGCTGGTGGGCAAGGCGACGCTGCTGGCGCGAGTGCCCGCCGCGCTGTCCACTCCCGAGCAGCGGCTGCGCATCCGGGACGTCATCCCCTGGCCGGAGCTGGGCAAGGCGGCCCTGGCGGCCGTGGCGGCGGCGGTGGGCATCTTCGCCCTGCGGGCGGGGACGGTGAGCGCCTGGGTGACGCTGCCCGAGAGCTTCGTCTGGCGGGTGCTGCCCCTGGCGGTGGCGGGGCTGCTGTTCGTCATTGGATATGTCGCGGTGCTGTATGTCACGGG